A single region of the Yersinia entomophaga genome encodes:
- the aaeR gene encoding HTH-type transcriptional activator AaeR — MERLKRMSVFAKVVECGSFTAAARQLGISVSSISQTVSKLENELQVKLLNRSTRSIGLTEAGRIYYQGCRRMLQEVQEVHEQLYAFNNTPTGTLRIGCSSTMAQNVLATMTADMLKAYPGLSVNLVTGIPAPDLISDGLDVVIRVGALQDSGLFSRRLGSMPMVVCAAKSYLAQHGTPEKPADMANFSWLEYSVRPDSNFELTAPEGISTQISPQGRFVTNDSQTMIRWLKAGAGIAYAPLMWVIDEIKRGDVEVLFNRYHSEPRPVYALYTEKDKMPLKVQVCIDYLTEYFKRVAEIYQGYR; from the coding sequence ATGGAACGATTAAAACGGATGTCGGTTTTTGCCAAAGTCGTCGAGTGTGGTTCCTTTACCGCCGCCGCCCGGCAGTTAGGCATCAGCGTTTCTTCCATCAGCCAGACCGTATCCAAACTGGAAAATGAGCTACAGGTCAAACTGCTTAACCGCAGCACGCGTAGCATTGGGCTGACCGAAGCGGGTCGTATCTATTATCAGGGCTGTCGCCGCATGCTACAGGAAGTGCAGGAAGTGCATGAGCAGCTCTATGCTTTTAATAATACGCCAACCGGCACATTACGCATTGGCTGCTCCTCAACCATGGCACAAAACGTGCTGGCAACCATGACCGCAGATATGCTGAAAGCTTATCCTGGCCTATCGGTCAATTTGGTTACCGGGATTCCGGCTCCGGATCTGATCTCCGACGGGCTGGATGTGGTGATCCGCGTTGGGGCTTTGCAGGACTCAGGCCTATTCTCTCGTCGTCTGGGATCGATGCCGATGGTGGTTTGCGCCGCAAAAAGCTATCTGGCTCAACACGGTACGCCGGAGAAACCCGCGGATATGGCGAATTTTTCCTGGCTGGAATACAGCGTTCGCCCTGATAGCAACTTCGAACTGACCGCACCGGAGGGAATTTCCACCCAGATATCGCCGCAGGGACGTTTTGTCACCAATGATTCGCAAACCATGATTCGTTGGCTCAAAGCCGGAGCCGGTATCGCCTATGCGCCGCTGATGTGGGTTATTGATGAAATTAAACGGGGAGATGTGGAAGTGCTGTTCAACCGCTACCATTCAGAACCACGACCGGTTTACGCTTTGTATACCGAAAAAGACAAAATGCCGCTGAAAGTGCAGGTATGTATTGATTATTTGACGGAATACTTCAAGCGCGTGGCTGAAATTTATCAAGGATACCGCTGA